The proteins below are encoded in one region of Metallibacterium scheffleri:
- the hisB gene encoding bifunctional histidinol-phosphatase/imidazoleglycerol-phosphate dehydratase HisB produces MSGARKILFVDRDGCLIEEPVDEQVDRFEKFALMPDVIVALQRCVAAGFDLVMVSNQDGLGTASFPESDFAGPQALLLQILSSQGIAFREVLIDRSFPGEGLDTRKPGVGMLRHYLADDGWSRAASAVIGDRETDLQLAANLGVRGLRMGVHGMTWKQVAHLLCDAPRVASVERHTRETRIRVRVDLDCEAAPSVRTGLGYFDHMLEQIGKHGGFALEIDAAGDLAVDEHHTVEDCALALGQALRQALGDKRGIGRYGDAEVAAGADAVTAQAVRVRLPMDEASATALLDLSGRPWFVFSGSFPREHVGDLPTELVPHFFRSLCDTLGATLHLEVRGANAHHMVEICFKAVARALRMALRREGDILPSTKGML; encoded by the coding sequence ATGAGCGGTGCACGCAAAATCCTGTTCGTGGATCGCGATGGTTGCCTGATCGAGGAACCTGTCGACGAACAGGTCGACAGGTTCGAGAAATTCGCGCTGATGCCTGACGTCATCGTCGCGCTGCAGCGCTGCGTGGCAGCGGGTTTCGATCTGGTCATGGTCAGCAATCAGGATGGCCTCGGTACGGCCAGCTTTCCAGAATCTGATTTTGCTGGTCCGCAGGCGTTACTGCTGCAAATTTTGTCCTCGCAGGGCATCGCCTTTCGCGAAGTGCTGATCGATCGCAGTTTTCCAGGCGAAGGGCTGGATACGCGCAAACCCGGCGTCGGTATGCTGCGTCATTATCTGGCCGATGATGGCTGGAGCCGTGCCGCCTCGGCCGTGATCGGCGATCGCGAAACCGATCTGCAACTTGCCGCCAACCTCGGTGTGCGCGGTCTGCGCATGGGCGTACACGGCATGACCTGGAAGCAGGTCGCGCACCTGCTGTGCGATGCGCCACGCGTGGCATCGGTCGAGCGGCATACGCGCGAAACCCGCATCCGCGTGCGCGTGGATCTGGACTGCGAGGCAGCGCCCAGCGTGCGCACGGGGCTGGGTTATTTCGACCACATGCTCGAGCAGATCGGCAAGCACGGCGGTTTCGCGCTCGAGATCGATGCAGCCGGCGATCTGGCCGTTGACGAGCACCACACCGTCGAGGACTGCGCGCTGGCGCTGGGGCAGGCGCTGCGCCAGGCGCTGGGCGACAAGCGTGGCATCGGCCGTTACGGCGACGCCGAGGTCGCGGCCGGTGCGGACGCGGTCACGGCGCAGGCGGTGCGCGTGCGCCTGCCGATGGACGAGGCCAGTGCGACGGCGCTGCTGGATTTGTCCGGACGGCCATGGTTCGTGTTCAGCGGCAGCTTCCCGCGCGAGCATGTGGGCGACCTGCCCACCGAACTGGTACCGCACTTCTTCCGCTCGCTCTGCGACACGCTGGGAGCCACGCTGCACCTGGAAGTGCGCGGCGCGAACGCACACCACATGGTCGAGATCTGCTTCAAGGCGGTGGCGCGCGCCTTGCGCATGGCACTGCGCCGCGAGGGCGACATTCTGCCCAGTACCAAGGGCATGCTGTGA
- the hisC gene encoding histidinol-phosphate transaminase, giving the protein MSVLDLARPEIVALAPYSSARMEAQGGAIFLNANESPWPPPQDAGRGLNRYPEPQPRALIDALARLYGARAEQILVGRGSDEAIDLLTRAFCRAGADAVLISPPTFGMYAVCAHTQDVAIVEVPLRADFSLDIEAVLAALTPAVKLVFVCSPNNPSGGLVAPTDIERLAEALGGRALLIVDEAYIEYAQAASVATLLDRYENLGVLRTLSKAWALAGARIGALLAAPEVIALLRRIMAPYPLPTPSVQAALAALEPAAQAQTAARIAATRLERERIAAALALIPGVRKVLPSRANFIAFAMDAAPAVCARLLAQGVLLRDIGRHAQLAGFLRLSIGLSEENNRALALLAAAARDEAAA; this is encoded by the coding sequence ATGAGTGTGCTGGATCTGGCGCGGCCCGAGATCGTGGCGCTGGCGCCGTATTCCTCGGCGCGCATGGAGGCACAGGGCGGCGCGATTTTCCTCAATGCGAACGAGTCGCCATGGCCGCCGCCGCAGGACGCAGGGCGCGGCCTCAATCGCTATCCGGAGCCGCAGCCACGCGCGCTGATCGATGCGCTGGCGCGGCTTTACGGAGCGCGCGCCGAGCAGATTCTGGTCGGGCGCGGCAGCGACGAGGCCATCGACCTGCTCACGCGTGCTTTCTGCCGCGCGGGCGCGGATGCGGTGCTGATCTCGCCACCGACCTTCGGCATGTACGCGGTGTGTGCGCACACGCAGGATGTGGCGATCGTGGAAGTGCCGCTGCGTGCGGACTTCTCGCTCGACATCGAGGCCGTGCTGGCCGCGCTGACACCCGCGGTGAAACTGGTGTTCGTATGTTCGCCCAACAATCCCAGTGGTGGCCTGGTGGCTCCGACCGACATCGAGCGCCTGGCGGAAGCTCTCGGTGGGCGTGCGCTGCTGATCGTGGACGAGGCTTACATCGAATACGCGCAGGCGGCCAGCGTCGCGACGCTGCTGGATCGCTACGAGAATCTCGGCGTATTGCGCACCCTCTCGAAAGCCTGGGCGCTGGCTGGCGCGCGCATCGGCGCGCTGCTGGCGGCACCCGAGGTCATCGCGCTGCTACGGCGAATCATGGCGCCGTATCCGCTGCCCACGCCCAGCGTGCAAGCGGCATTAGCCGCGCTGGAGCCTGCTGCGCAGGCACAGACCGCAGCGCGCATTGCCGCGACGCGACTCGAACGCGAGCGCATCGCCGCTGCCTTGGCGTTGATACCTGGCGTGCGCAAGGTATTGCCCTCGCGCGCCAACTTCATTGCCTTCGCCATGGATGCGGCGCCTGCGGTGTGTGCGCGCCTGCTCGCGCAGGGTGTGCTGCTGCGCGATATCGGGCGCCATGCCCAGCTCGCCGGATTCCTGCGCCTGAGCATCGGCTTGTCCGAGGAGAACAATCGCGCGCTGGCCTTGCTCGCAGCGGCTGCGCGCGACGAGGCTGCGGCATGA
- the hisD gene encoding histidinol dehydrogenase, with protein MQSLIWNDLSAAQRVQALQRPVRARSAAVRDGVARIIEQVRADGDAALRLLTRRHDGVTLDVLEVSDAEFDAAEAVLDTTLKTAIAEAAARIEQFHAATAPQPARVQTAPGVVCERMLRPITRVGLYVPAGSAPLPSTVLMLAVPARLAGCPEVVICTPARGDGRCDAAVLHAARRCGVRRVFKLGGAQAIAALALGSASVPRCDKLFGPGNAWVTEAKQQVAALPGGPAIDMPAGPSEVLVIADAAADARIVAADLLSQAEHGPDSQVLLVAPSAALIAAVQAEVMRQCALLPRAAIALQALAASRAIQVQDLAQAVAVSNDYAPEHLILQVRAPHALLAAVHSAGSVFLGAWSPESVGDYCSGTNHVLPTDGHARAWSGVSVASFQKQITVQELDREGLRGIGPCAITLARAEGLEAHARAVSLRLELLADAAP; from the coding sequence ATGCAAAGTCTGATCTGGAACGATTTGAGCGCCGCGCAGCGCGTGCAAGCACTGCAGCGCCCGGTGCGCGCGCGCAGCGCCGCCGTGCGCGACGGCGTGGCGCGCATCATCGAACAGGTGCGCGCGGATGGCGACGCCGCGCTGCGCCTGCTCACGCGCCGTCACGATGGCGTGACACTGGATGTGCTGGAAGTCAGCGACGCCGAGTTCGACGCCGCCGAGGCCGTACTCGACACCACGCTCAAAACCGCGATCGCCGAGGCCGCCGCGCGCATCGAGCAGTTCCATGCCGCCACCGCGCCGCAACCGGCACGCGTGCAGACGGCGCCTGGCGTGGTCTGCGAGCGCATGCTGCGGCCGATCACGCGGGTTGGTCTCTATGTGCCGGCGGGCAGTGCGCCACTTCCCTCGACGGTACTGATGCTGGCCGTGCCCGCGCGGCTTGCCGGTTGTCCGGAAGTGGTGATCTGCACACCAGCGCGTGGCGACGGGCGTTGCGATGCGGCCGTATTGCATGCGGCGCGCCGCTGCGGTGTGCGGCGTGTGTTCAAGCTGGGCGGCGCGCAGGCGATCGCCGCGCTGGCGCTGGGCAGCGCCAGCGTGCCGCGTTGCGACAAGCTGTTCGGGCCGGGTAACGCCTGGGTCACCGAGGCCAAGCAGCAGGTCGCGGCCTTGCCCGGCGGCCCCGCCATCGACATGCCCGCCGGTCCATCCGAAGTATTGGTGATCGCCGACGCCGCGGCCGATGCGCGCATCGTTGCCGCCGATCTGCTGTCGCAGGCCGAGCATGGCCCCGATTCGCAGGTACTGCTGGTCGCGCCCAGTGCGGCGCTGATTGCCGCGGTACAGGCCGAGGTCATGCGCCAATGCGCGTTGCTGCCGCGCGCGGCCATCGCGCTCCAGGCGCTGGCGGCCAGCCGTGCCATCCAGGTGCAGGATCTGGCGCAGGCCGTCGCGGTGAGCAACGACTACGCACCCGAACATCTGATTCTGCAGGTGCGCGCGCCGCATGCGCTGCTGGCGGCGGTACACAGTGCCGGCTCGGTGTTTCTTGGTGCATGGTCACCCGAATCGGTGGGTGATTACTGCAGCGGCACCAATCACGTGCTGCCCACCGATGGCCATGCGCGCGCGTGGAGTGGCGTCTCGGTGGCCAGTTTCCAGAAGCAGATCACCGTGCAGGAGTTGGATCGCGAGGGCCTGCGCGGCATCGGCCCCTGCGCGATCACGCTGGCGCGCGCCGAGGGGTTGGAGGCGCACGCACGCGCGGTCAGCCTGCGTCTTGAATTGCTTGCGGACGCGGCGCCATGA
- the hisG gene encoding ATP phosphoribosyltransferase: MKPRDRLRIAVQKSGRLAEPSQDLLARCGLKFRQSRDKLFCFGETLPIDLLLVRDDDIPGMIAEGVCDLGVVGSNVLEEQRLAAIAVHREPGFRALRTLGFGQCRLALAIPHEQEWSGAQQLQDLRIATTYPALLEHWLGAQGVRARVVTLSGSVEIAPRLGTADLICDLVSSGATLAANQLREVAVLLDSEAVLAVPAVLPADARAEMIELLLRRIDGVIQVRESKLVMLHAPRSALDAIGRILPHGSVPILLPIEGRKDQVALQAVCHGAITWQHLEDMKRAGASSMLVLPVEKMLA; this comes from the coding sequence GTGAAGCCGCGCGATCGCCTGCGCATCGCGGTGCAAAAGTCGGGGCGCCTGGCCGAGCCTTCGCAGGACCTGCTGGCGCGTTGCGGACTGAAGTTCCGGCAGAGCCGCGACAAGCTGTTCTGCTTCGGCGAGACGCTGCCGATCGATCTGCTTTTGGTACGTGACGACGACATCCCGGGCATGATCGCTGAAGGTGTGTGCGATCTCGGCGTGGTTGGCAGCAACGTGCTTGAGGAACAGCGCTTGGCCGCCATCGCCGTGCACCGCGAGCCCGGATTTCGCGCGTTGCGCACGCTGGGTTTTGGCCAGTGCCGGCTGGCGCTGGCGATTCCGCATGAACAGGAATGGAGTGGCGCGCAGCAGTTGCAGGATTTGCGCATCGCCACCACGTATCCGGCGCTGCTGGAGCACTGGCTGGGCGCGCAGGGCGTGCGCGCGCGCGTGGTCACGCTGTCCGGTTCGGTGGAAATCGCGCCGCGCCTGGGCACCGCCGACTTGATCTGCGACCTGGTGTCCAGCGGCGCCACGCTGGCCGCGAATCAGCTCAGGGAAGTGGCGGTGCTGCTGGACAGCGAGGCGGTTCTGGCGGTGCCTGCCGTGCTGCCCGCGGACGCGCGTGCCGAGATGATCGAGCTGTTGCTGCGGCGCATCGATGGTGTGATCCAGGTGCGTGAGTCCAAGCTGGTGATGCTGCATGCGCCGCGCTCGGCGCTCGATGCGATTGGGCGCATTCTGCCGCATGGCAGTGTGCCGATCCTGCTGCCGATCGAAGGACGCAAGGATCAGGTGGCGCTGCAGGCGGTGTGTCATGGCGCGATCACCTGGCAGCACCTGGAAGACATGAAGCGCGCTGGCGCCAGCTCGATGCTGGTGTTGCCGGTGGAAAAAATGCTGGCCTGA